In Acidimicrobiia bacterium, the DNA window GTGTCGGCGAGCACCTCGCCGCCGTACTCGGCGACGCGGGGCACGACCTGCTCGAGGTCGCAGCTGAGCGACACGTGCGTGAGACCGGGCTCGTCCATCGTGCGCGCCCGGAACAACGGCTCGGGCCGGTCGGCGAAGTGCAGCAGCTCGAGGACGAAACCGTCGCGCTGGAGATAGACCGCGGTCATCCCGAGCGGCGGATCGAGGCGCAGCAGCCGCGCCGAGGGATCGTCGGGCGGTCGCAGGCGACGCACCTCCTCGAAGCCGAAGAGCTCGACGTAGAACCGCCGCGCCCGCTCGAGGTCCTGGACGCACTGTCCGACGTGATTGAACACCGAATTCATGGTCGCGCTCGCTCGTTTCGGCACGGGACTGCACCCGATGTGTGGAAGCCGCTCGTCGCTCCGGACGCCTCGCGCGGCATGTCGATCTTGCGGGAACGAACTCTGCCGCACGCGAGCCACGTCCGTCACGTACATCGGCTCGAACACACGGTTGCCATACACGGCCGCGCGCAGCCGTAACGGTAAGGTCCGAACCATGCGGATCTGTGCTCGGTCAGGGTGCAACTCACCGGCAACGGCGACGTTGACCTACGACCGGATCGCACTCGTCGCGTACCTCGCCGACGCCGACGATCCCGCCGCACGCGAGC includes these proteins:
- a CDS encoding VOC family protein codes for the protein MNSVFNHVGQCVQDLERARRFYVELFGFEEVRRLRPPDDPSARLLRLDPPLGMTAVYLQRDGFVLELLHFADRPEPLFRARTMDEPGLTHVSLSCDLEQVVPRVAEYGGEVLADTDIGGGIFIRDPEGQLVELLPMAYAERIARS